A genomic region of Gemmatimonadota bacterium contains the following coding sequences:
- the paaI gene encoding phenylacetate-CoA oxygenase subunit PaaI → MSALFEYLLRLGDDRLILGQRNAEWCGHGPILEEDIAIANIALDQIGQAQLFLTLAGQVEGVGRDADALAYWRGETEFRNLQLVELPRGDFAFTMMRQFLFSAWSHFLLEGVAKSAHQDLTGIAAKAGKENRYHLRHASGWVVRLGGGTDESHRRAQSALDELWPWTVEFFGEDDTDRAAVAAGHGPSPASLRAPWDAMVAEVMGQATLAVPTTPGRMVSGRQGRHTEYLGRLLAEMQIVARSHPGATW, encoded by the coding sequence ATGTCCGCTTTGTTCGAATACCTCCTCCGCTTGGGTGATGATCGGCTGATCCTCGGCCAACGCAACGCCGAGTGGTGCGGGCATGGGCCGATTCTCGAAGAAGACATCGCGATCGCCAACATTGCCCTCGATCAGATCGGCCAGGCGCAGCTCTTCTTGACGTTGGCCGGCCAAGTGGAAGGCGTGGGTCGCGACGCGGACGCCTTGGCCTACTGGCGCGGTGAGACCGAGTTTCGAAACCTCCAACTGGTCGAATTGCCCCGCGGCGATTTTGCGTTCACCATGATGCGCCAGTTCCTGTTTTCGGCGTGGAGCCACTTCCTGCTCGAGGGCGTGGCGAAGTCAGCCCATCAGGATCTGACCGGTATCGCGGCCAAGGCGGGCAAGGAGAATCGCTACCATCTTCGCCATGCCAGCGGTTGGGTGGTCCGCCTCGGCGGGGGCACCGACGAAAGCCACCGCCGGGCGCAAAGTGCCCTCGACGAGTTGTGGCCCTGGACAGTGGAGTTCTTCGGTGAAGACGACACCGACCGGGCCGCCGTTGCCGCCGGCCACGGCCCCTCGCCGGCCAGTCTCCGGGCCCCCTGGGACGCGATGGTGGCCGAGGTCATGGGGCAGGCTACGCTCGCGGTCCCGACGACCCCGGGCCGGATGGTCAGCGGCCGCCAGGGCCGGCATACCGAATATCTCGGCCGGCTCTTGGCCGAAATGCAGATCGTGGCTCGCTCCCACCCCGGCGCAACGTGGTGA
- the lysW gene encoding lysine biosynthesis protein LysW, whose translation MSVPCPVCDASLTLAPDAVVSELLRCRECGSELEVASLDPPAVREAPAEAEDWGQ comes from the coding sequence ATGTCGGTACCCTGTCCAGTGTGTGACGCGTCCCTGACCCTGGCCCCTGACGCCGTGGTGTCGGAACTGTTGCGGTGCCGTGAATGCGGATCGGAACTCGAAGTGGCGAGCCTCGATCCTCCCGCGGTCCGGGAAGCCCCGGCCGAGGCAGAGGACTGGGGCCAATAG
- a CDS encoding N-acetyl-gamma-glutamyl-phosphate reductase, protein MPVRVAVVGGSGYVGGELVRLLVRHPSVEVTQVTSERYAGRPITDRHPNLRNVSRLDFRSVDTLEAADLLFLCLPHGRAMETIERYAGLAPKLIDLSADFRLRDASAYPVWYGLAHARPDLLSRFVYGIPELHREAIRHATWVSSAGCNATATILGLHPLFAAGLVDRNATVVEAKVGSSEGGAEFSEATHHPERSGCVRSYRPTGHRHAAEMIQELGAGQIHFSATAVEMVRGVLATCHVFLNQPLDEREIWRVYRQAYGDEPFVRIVKARDGVHRYPEPKLLSGTNYCDIGFERDRHSNRLVVMSAIDNLMKGAAGQAVQAFNLMHGFPETAGLDFPGLHPI, encoded by the coding sequence ATGCCCGTCCGGGTGGCGGTGGTGGGTGGCTCGGGGTACGTCGGGGGCGAGTTGGTCCGGCTGCTGGTCCGCCATCCGTCTGTTGAGGTCACCCAAGTGACGTCCGAACGCTATGCGGGCCGTCCGATTACCGACCGGCATCCGAATCTTCGCAATGTTTCCCGTCTGGATTTCCGATCGGTCGATACCCTCGAGGCGGCCGATCTGCTTTTTCTCTGCTTGCCGCACGGCCGGGCCATGGAGACGATCGAACGGTACGCGGGCCTGGCCCCCAAGCTGATCGATTTGAGCGCGGACTTCCGGCTCCGCGACGCCTCGGCGTATCCGGTATGGTATGGCCTGGCCCACGCGCGGCCCGACCTCTTGTCGCGGTTCGTCTATGGCATTCCGGAATTGCACCGGGAAGCGATCCGCCACGCTACCTGGGTTTCCAGCGCCGGCTGCAATGCCACCGCCACGATCCTCGGTCTCCATCCGTTGTTTGCCGCCGGGCTGGTCGACCGGAATGCCACGGTCGTCGAGGCCAAAGTGGGGTCCAGCGAAGGCGGGGCCGAATTCTCCGAGGCGACCCATCATCCCGAGCGGAGCGGCTGCGTCCGGTCGTATCGGCCCACCGGGCACCGGCACGCCGCCGAGATGATCCAGGAGCTCGGCGCCGGCCAGATCCATTTCTCGGCCACGGCCGTCGAGATGGTCCGGGGTGTCCTCGCGACCTGCCACGTCTTCCTCAACCAACCGCTGGACGAGCGGGAGATCTGGCGAGTGTACCGCCAGGCCTATGGCGACGAACCGTTCGTTCGGATCGTGAAGGCTCGCGACGGTGTCCATCGATATCCGGAGCCGAAGCTCTTGTCCGGCACCAACTATTGCGACATCGGGTTCGAGCGCGATCGCCATAGCAACCGGCTCGTGGTGATGAGCGCGATCGACAATCTGATGAAGGGCGCCGCCGGCCAGGCCGTGCAGGCGTTCAACCTGATGCATGGCTTTCCGGAAACCGCCGGCCTCGACTTCCCAGGCCTCCACCCGATCTGA
- the paaJ gene encoding phenylacetate-CoA oxygenase subunit PaaJ has protein sequence MFAILKEVLDPEVPAISVVDLGIVRGAEVDGTRVTVRVTPTYSGCPATQVIERDIAQALERHGFTEVTVKTVFSPPWTSDWINPEAREKLRAYGIAPPGKAENGLQLVSLGGPTKTVPCPYCGSSDTSRESEFGSTACKSIHVCHACRQPFEHFKAI, from the coding sequence GTGTTCGCGATCCTCAAGGAAGTGCTCGATCCCGAAGTGCCCGCCATCAGCGTGGTGGACCTGGGCATCGTCCGGGGGGCGGAGGTCGACGGGACGCGGGTGACGGTCCGGGTGACCCCGACCTACTCTGGGTGCCCGGCCACTCAGGTCATCGAGCGAGACATTGCCCAGGCGCTCGAGCGCCATGGCTTTACTGAGGTGACGGTCAAGACGGTCTTCAGCCCCCCGTGGACCAGCGATTGGATCAATCCGGAAGCCCGCGAGAAGCTCCGGGCCTATGGGATCGCTCCGCCGGGAAAGGCGGAGAACGGCCTTCAGCTGGTATCGTTAGGCGGTCCGACGAAAACGGTGCCCTGTCCGTACTGCGGGTCATCCGATACCTCGCGCGAGAGCGAGTTCGGATCCACGGCCTGCAAGTCGATTCATGTCTGCCACGCGTGTCGCCAGCCGTTCGAGCACTTCAAGGCGATCTAA
- a CDS encoding acetylglutamate kinase, with protein sequence MLLVKIGGGADLNLPGIAADLAAVPGPVVVVHGANALRDRLADALGRTKRVITSVSGYDSVYSDDDTIDLLMMAYAGLANKRIVEHLQRQGRNAIGLTGMDGRLVVATRNKGVRVREGSKTLLVRDRSGKPTSVNGPLLRQLLADGYTPVITVPLIDETGAAVNAENDDVVVALQGVVRAARILQLIEAPGLLADRDDPGSVLTRVSPAELERLEAAATGRFKRKLYALKKLFIEGAPVVMIADGRTPHPVVDALAGQGTRIG encoded by the coding sequence GTGCTATTGGTCAAAATCGGGGGCGGTGCCGACCTCAACCTCCCGGGTATCGCCGCCGACCTGGCCGCCGTGCCCGGGCCGGTGGTGGTGGTCCACGGCGCCAACGCCCTCCGCGACCGGTTGGCCGATGCGCTCGGCCGCACCAAACGGGTCATCACCTCGGTGTCGGGGTACGACAGCGTCTATTCCGACGATGATACCATCGACCTCTTGATGATGGCCTATGCGGGGCTCGCCAACAAACGGATCGTGGAGCACCTCCAGCGGCAGGGCCGGAACGCGATCGGCCTGACCGGGATGGACGGCCGCCTGGTCGTGGCAACGCGCAACAAGGGCGTCCGGGTCCGGGAGGGTTCCAAGACGTTGTTGGTGCGCGACCGATCCGGCAAACCGACCAGCGTCAACGGCCCCCTGCTCCGACAGTTGCTCGCGGATGGCTACACCCCCGTCATCACAGTGCCGTTGATCGACGAGACCGGCGCCGCGGTCAACGCCGAAAACGATGACGTCGTGGTGGCCCTCCAGGGCGTCGTCCGAGCCGCCCGGATCCTGCAGCTGATTGAGGCGCCGGGTTTGCTCGCGGACCGCGACGACCCCGGATCGGTGTTGACCCGGGTCTCGCCGGCGGAACTCGAGCGGTTAGAGGCGGCGGCCACCGGTCGCTTCAAGCGGAAGTTGTACGCGTTGAAGAAACTCTTCATCGAGGGCGCGCCCGTCGTGATGATCGCCGATGGCCGGACTCCGCATCCAGTGGTCGACGCCTTGGCCGGCCAGGGGACGCGGATTGGCTGA
- a CDS encoding aspartate aminotransferase family protein, which yields MAGLRIQWSTPWPARGRGLADRPAVIALYPNRGLSFVRGEGAYLFTRDGARYLDLMTNYGASLLGHSHPAVTAALAEQLGRVVTMHGSFGSDVRARASMAIVDRLPMPGAGICWLNSGTEAIEAALKFAIVATGRRHFVAGAGGYHGKTFGALSVTHAGKYRALFDGCLLPVDHVPFGSVAAVDAAITADTAAVIVEPIQGEGGIVVPPNGYLGALRDLCSARKVLLVVDEIQTGAGRTGRFTESEREGVEPDILCLGKGLAGGIPVGITAVTPAVSERLAKGVHTSTFGGNPLAAAGVLATLSVLTAEFLAGVERLGQDWRARLASIESDRLALVRGRGLMVGVVVRGDRDRALKHLQKEGVLAIPAGEDVIRFLPPLVVDADQLAHATEALDRVLSALDP from the coding sequence ATGGCCGGACTCCGCATCCAGTGGTCGACGCCTTGGCCGGCCAGGGGACGCGGATTGGCTGACCGGCCGGCCGTCATCGCGCTCTACCCGAATCGGGGGCTCTCGTTCGTCCGGGGGGAAGGGGCCTATTTGTTCACCCGGGATGGGGCCCGCTATCTCGATCTCATGACGAACTACGGGGCGAGCCTCTTGGGCCACAGCCACCCAGCGGTGACGGCGGCACTGGCGGAGCAGTTGGGCCGGGTCGTCACGATGCATGGAAGCTTCGGGAGCGACGTCCGGGCCCGCGCCTCGATGGCGATCGTGGATCGGTTGCCGATGCCGGGCGCCGGGATCTGCTGGCTCAACTCCGGCACCGAGGCGATCGAGGCCGCGCTCAAGTTCGCGATCGTGGCCACGGGTCGGCGGCACTTCGTGGCCGGTGCGGGCGGTTACCACGGCAAAACGTTCGGGGCCCTGTCGGTGACCCACGCGGGAAAGTACCGGGCCTTGTTCGACGGATGCCTGCTGCCGGTGGACCACGTGCCGTTTGGATCGGTGGCGGCGGTGGATGCCGCCATCACCGCCGACACCGCGGCGGTGATCGTCGAGCCGATCCAGGGCGAGGGTGGCATCGTGGTGCCGCCTAACGGGTACCTCGGCGCCCTTCGGGATCTCTGTTCGGCGCGGAAGGTGTTGCTGGTCGTCGACGAGATCCAAACCGGGGCCGGCCGGACCGGCAGGTTCACGGAGTCGGAGCGCGAGGGGGTCGAGCCAGATATCCTCTGTCTGGGCAAGGGGCTGGCCGGCGGGATCCCGGTTGGGATCACGGCGGTCACGCCGGCTGTGTCGGAGCGCTTAGCCAAGGGCGTGCACACGTCGACGTTCGGGGGAAATCCTCTGGCCGCGGCGGGCGTGCTCGCGACCCTCTCGGTCCTGACCGCCGAGTTCCTGGCCGGCGTCGAGCGCCTGGGGCAGGACTGGCGGGCGCGGCTGGCATCGATCGAGAGTGACCGGCTCGCGCTGGTGCGGGGCCGGGGGCTGATGGTCGGCGTTGTGGTCCGGGGCGATCGAGATCGGGCGCTGAAACATCTCCAAAAGGAAGGCGTGCTCGCCATTCCCGCCGGGGAGGATGTGATTCGATTCTTGCCGCCGCTCGTCGTCGACGCCGACCAGCTCGCGCACGCGACTGAGGCGCTCGATCGGGTTCTCAGCGCCCTCGATCCCTGA
- the lysX gene encoding lysine biosynthesis protein LysX codes for MRVGFLHSLIRLEEKMLLEEFARRGAEVVLLDDRVLTFTLGQTPVDVDVVMERSINHSRALHALRLFESQGLVCVNSSAVATTCGDKLLTSVALQEHQVPQPEVRVAFTPESALAAIEEMGYPVVLKPAVGSWGRLLAKVNDRDAAEALLEHKTVLGSYHHSIFYIQRFVAKPGRDIRAFVIGDQCVAAIYRTSPHWITNTARGGQATVCPVTDELARIAVAGARAVGGGIVALDLFETDDGLLVNEINYTMEFKNSVAPTGVNIPALIVDYVLQRGAGA; via the coding sequence ATGCGGGTCGGCTTTCTGCATTCCCTGATTCGTCTCGAAGAGAAGATGCTGCTGGAGGAGTTCGCCCGCCGGGGCGCCGAGGTCGTGCTGCTCGACGACCGGGTCCTCACCTTCACGCTGGGGCAAACGCCGGTCGACGTCGATGTCGTGATGGAGCGTTCGATCAATCACTCCCGGGCGCTCCATGCCCTCCGGTTGTTCGAGAGCCAGGGCCTCGTCTGCGTCAACTCGTCGGCCGTGGCCACGACCTGCGGCGACAAGCTGCTGACCTCCGTGGCGCTGCAAGAGCATCAGGTGCCCCAGCCGGAAGTCCGGGTGGCCTTCACGCCGGAGTCGGCGTTGGCCGCCATCGAGGAGATGGGCTACCCGGTGGTGCTCAAGCCGGCGGTCGGGTCGTGGGGCCGGCTGCTCGCCAAGGTCAATGACCGGGATGCCGCCGAGGCGCTGCTCGAACACAAGACCGTCCTCGGCAGCTATCACCACTCGATCTTCTACATCCAACGCTTCGTCGCCAAGCCGGGCCGGGACATTCGGGCCTTCGTGATCGGGGACCAGTGCGTGGCCGCCATCTATCGGACCTCGCCCCATTGGATAACCAACACGGCCCGGGGAGGGCAGGCCACGGTGTGCCCCGTCACCGACGAGTTGGCCCGGATTGCGGTGGCCGGGGCCCGGGCGGTCGGCGGCGGGATCGTGGCGCTCGATCTGTTCGAGACCGACGACGGCCTTTTGGTCAACGAGATCAACTACACGATGGAATTCAAGAACAGTGTGGCGCCGACCGGCGTCAACATCCCGGCGTTGATCGTCGATTACGTCCTCCAACGCGGGGCCGGCGCGTGA
- a CDS encoding 1,2-phenylacetyl-CoA epoxidase subunit A: MAAETKPAEESANLAAFDARLARDETVEPKDWMPEKYRKQLTRMMSQHAHSEIVGMLPEGNWIGRAPSLRRKMSLIAKVQDEGGHGLYIYCGTETLGTDRAELMDQYLYGTAKYSSIFNYPTLQWADMGVIGWLVDGAAIVNQTMLAHASYGPYARAMVRICKEENFHKRQGYELCATLAKGTPAQKAMVQESVNRFWWPSLMMFGPSDKDSPNSADLLKWKVKLKSNDDLRQRFVNMTVPQAQAIGLTLPDGDLKYNEATKNWEFGPIDWAEFNQVIAGNGPCNRERIAARRKAHEEGAWVREAAAAYAAKQQPAAGQAA, encoded by the coding sequence ATGGCCGCCGAAACCAAACCTGCTGAAGAGTCCGCCAACCTCGCCGCATTCGACGCTCGGCTGGCCCGGGATGAAACCGTCGAACCGAAAGACTGGATGCCGGAGAAATACCGGAAGCAGTTGACTCGGATGATGTCCCAACACGCGCATTCCGAAATCGTGGGCATGCTGCCCGAGGGCAACTGGATCGGCCGGGCGCCGAGCCTTCGCCGGAAGATGTCGCTGATCGCCAAGGTGCAGGACGAGGGCGGCCACGGTCTCTATATCTACTGCGGCACCGAAACGCTCGGTACCGATCGGGCCGAGTTGATGGACCAGTATCTGTACGGCACCGCCAAGTACTCCAGCATCTTCAACTACCCGACGTTGCAATGGGCGGACATGGGCGTGATCGGCTGGTTGGTGGATGGTGCCGCCATCGTCAATCAGACGATGCTGGCCCACGCCTCCTACGGGCCGTATGCGCGGGCCATGGTGCGGATCTGCAAAGAGGAAAACTTCCACAAACGCCAGGGCTACGAGCTCTGCGCGACCTTGGCCAAGGGAACCCCGGCGCAGAAGGCCATGGTCCAGGAATCCGTCAATCGGTTTTGGTGGCCGTCGCTGATGATGTTCGGCCCAAGCGACAAGGACTCCCCGAACAGTGCCGACCTCCTCAAGTGGAAGGTCAAGCTCAAATCGAACGATGATCTGCGCCAGCGGTTCGTGAACATGACGGTGCCGCAAGCCCAGGCCATTGGGCTCACCTTGCCCGACGGGGATCTCAAATACAACGAGGCCACCAAGAACTGGGAGTTCGGCCCGATCGATTGGGCGGAGTTCAATCAGGTGATCGCGGGCAACGGCCCGTGCAACCGGGAGCGGATCGCCGCCCGGCGGAAGGCCCACGAGGAAGGGGCCTGGGTCCGCGAAGCCGCGGCGGCCTACGCCGCCAAACAGCAGCCGGCGGCCGGTCAGGCCGCCTAA
- a CDS encoding 1,2-phenylacetyl-CoA epoxidase subunit B: MTPETNGAGQWPLWEVFTQPPGGKPHEHAGSVHAPDAEVAMQNARDVYTRRGEAVSLWVVPSVAIVASAPGDAGPFFDPGNDKPYRHPQFYKTPRGIKVF, from the coding sequence ATGACCCCCGAAACCAACGGTGCCGGCCAGTGGCCGCTTTGGGAAGTGTTTACTCAGCCGCCGGGCGGCAAACCCCACGAGCACGCCGGGAGTGTCCACGCCCCGGATGCCGAGGTGGCGATGCAGAATGCCCGGGACGTCTATACCCGACGCGGTGAAGCGGTGAGCCTCTGGGTCGTGCCGAGCGTTGCGATCGTGGCCTCCGCCCCCGGCGACGCAGGCCCGTTCTTTGACCCCGGCAACGACAAGCCGTATCGCCACCCCCAATTCTACAAGACGCCCCGAGGAATCAAGGTCTTCTGA